From the genome of Puniceicoccaceae bacterium, one region includes:
- a CDS encoding LemA family protein — MQLTLPPMHTTSHSNRLMNRNSPSRRQAGSALVVILSFVALIVVAALIAFATIVPRYNRVQVLDESINTAWAQVETVLQRRYDLIPNLVNTVKGFAEQEREILTEVTRLRSQWGEARSTGEKAAVASRMEGALGRLMLVSENYPQLRSNENFLNLQAQLEGTENRISVERRRYNESVQAYNTYVRQFPQNLMGFAVRDEYFESTEGAEAAPTVSFD; from the coding sequence ATGCAACTCACACTTCCACCCATGCACACCACATCCCATTCCAACAGACTCATGAACCGCAACTCACCGTCCAGGCGCCAGGCAGGTTCTGCACTGGTTGTGATCCTGTCTTTTGTCGCCCTCATCGTTGTCGCCGCGCTGATCGCGTTTGCGACCATTGTGCCGCGCTACAACCGTGTACAGGTGCTCGATGAGAGCATCAACACCGCCTGGGCCCAGGTCGAAACCGTGCTGCAGCGCCGCTACGATCTCATCCCCAACCTTGTCAATACCGTCAAGGGCTTTGCCGAACAGGAACGGGAAATTCTGACTGAGGTCACGCGCCTGCGCTCACAATGGGGAGAAGCCCGCAGCACGGGGGAGAAGGCCGCCGTTGCCTCTCGCATGGAGGGTGCGCTGGGTCGGCTGATGCTGGTATCGGAGAACTATCCGCAGCTGCGAAGCAATGAAAATTTCCTCAACCTGCAAGCACAGCTTGAGGGAACCGAAAACCGGATCTCCGTGGAACGCCGCCGCTACAATGAGTCAGTCCAGGCCTACAATACCTATGTTCGCCAGTTTCCCCAAAATCTGATGGGATTCGCCGTGCGGGATGAATATTTCGAATCCACAGAGGGTGCCGAAGCTGCACCCACAGTCTCCTTCGACTGA